CGAGGGCAGCTATGCTGTAGCCCCCTCCGAGGTGGTCGGGGAACTCGGCCAGGTAGCGCCACTGTCCGGTCTGGGGGTTGTAACAGTCCACTGTGACCAGCTCATCGCAGTCCTGGTCGCAGCCTCCTACCACCACCAGGATCTCTGCCAGCCCCGTGGACGGCCGCGGCCGCATTCGGTGGCAGGGCCTGTCGTGGCGGTCGTACTCGCAGGACTGGAAGCTCCGGGCCTCGTTCACCATGCGGAGGCAGGTGGGCGACAGGTAGACGAGCGGGTCGCTCTCCACGTGGGCCAACAGAAAGAACCTCCGGACAAAGGGGAGTCGCACCTGCTGTAGGAGCTCGGGCCAGTAGTGCAGCCTTCGCTTGAGGTCAGCCTTCACCCAGCGCACGGCGATCTGATAAACTACCTCCTCTTTGTCCACGCAAAGCTCGTCATCTGACAGAAACTCAAAGAGGCGCTTCCACGGCAACCGCTCAAAGTCCTTCGCTTTGGCCAGCTCCATTATGTTTTTGAGGACAAAGCGGCGAGCGCTGGTCGCCAGCTCGCGGCAAGCGTAGGCCtcggcaaagtcctggatctctAAGCAGTTGGAAACGTCCAGCCGCTGCTCCAGGAAAGCACAGCAGGCCTCTTTGACGGAGGGGAACTGAAACAGATCGGCCGTCTTCAGTAGCACGTCCACATTCTCCTGGGTGACGGTGACCCGTCCGGTGTAGCAGAAGTCCACCAGCAGGCCCAAAAGCTCGGCTGACACCTCGTGTAGAACTACTCGGTCCATAACGCTCTCCCTCAAAGTTCCTGCGAACATCGCCCGGAAGTATGTGCTGGCAGCGGCCAACACTGTGCGGTGACAGTGGAACTCGCGGCCCTCGGCGCACAAAGTCACATCGAAAAACTTGCGCTCGGCGCGGAGTTCATGGATCCCCCGCAGCAGGTTGAAGGCATGGGCCGTGTCGAAGAAAGGCAGGGTGGACGGCTGTGTCTGCAAGACTGGCTTTTCCATCTCTCCTCTGGGTGTCTCAGTTTCTGGTGGTTGTGGTCAGAATGATGTTTTCGTCTAAAAAAGATAAACATCAGAAACATACATCAAATTCCAACCCAACACATGGTACGTATCATTATATGTTACACACCATGTAGGGCAGCAActataaaatgtcacaaaatagAGAAAAATACCCATCACAGGTTCCTAAAGCCCATGTCTTCAAATTGTTTATTTTGACCGAGCAACAGTCCAAAAACCCAAAGAAATTAAGTTTACAATCGCTTAAGACCATGAaatgcagcaaatcctcacaattgAGGAGCTGAAACATTGGggattttggggcatttttgacTGAAGAATTACATAAATTATTGAAGATTATCAAAGTAGCTAACGATTAAATTTCTGATGCTTGACGATTCAAGTAACAGACTAATTGTGTCAGCTCTAGTAGCCTGTTGTCAAACCTATAAAACCAAATCTATACACAGTGGTCTGTAATGGAGAAGGATGGCAAAACAGCATTTAACAACATTTATATAAGTGTTACagttaaaaaagcaaagaacAAAAGCAAAAGAGATGTATAAATTTACATTTCTATAACTTCTGACGCCAGATGAAATGTCTAAAAGCAAAGAACAAATTAATTTCCATCAGCTAATTTCACTGATAAGTAGTGGTTACTTGAGAAACTATACAACCAAACACGTAAGAATTGTGACAGCCCACTAAAATAGGGTATAttctttagaaaaaaatatagcctattttATTTAACCTAAAAACTGTTATTTTTCCTACCTGATGAGCACCTCCAGGCACGTTTCGTACAACAGTCTAGAAGAATCTAGTGAATCTCAGCGTGACTCAGTACATTTGAGCTCCAGCTTCTTACTGTGTTTAAGATAAAGAGCTCGCTTGTGCTTAGGGGGTTATAAATACACCAGCAGTGTCCATTTCCAGGCaagggtgggtgggggtgggggcttAGGGAGAACACCTAACATGCTCTCCCCCCACTGGTATGTCTCTGTGGTCAGCCAGCGTAAGTAAGTGGTCTTTGAGAGAGGAGCCAGCTGAGCCCGGGCCTCCTCACCACCATCAGCAGAACAAACCACAGAGCTTCCTGTCAGAATGTTCTGCAGTCAGGTTACCAAAGTAGCACAGCGGCACAGACCTGCGCTGATCACAGCTGACAAACAGAAAGAGGGATGGCTCGAGGGCCAACAACCATACTCTCAATCAACATGAGGCATTCAGAACTGGCATGAATGGTAAAattgtacatttacatacattacagttggCTACAAGATGCAGCTGCACTTTGTGCTCAATTACAAATGTTAGAAATTCCCTAATTGTAAGTATATGACAGTTCTAGCTACGGTCTGAGGTacccccacagccctgtcagTTTAACATACGTAACCCTTCATCGATTACCAATGTATGTTTCAAATGGATAACACTATTCATTATAGAAGAATGGATATTGCAAATCTTTTCATACAATTGAACTGTCAATATTTAGGTTGGTATGGT
This genomic interval from Perca fluviatilis chromosome 5, GENO_Pfluv_1.0, whole genome shotgun sequence contains the following:
- the klhl21 gene encoding kelch-like protein 21 encodes the protein MEKPVLQTQPSTLPFFDTAHAFNLLRGIHELRAERKFFDVTLCAEGREFHCHRTVLAAASTYFRAMFAGTLRESVMDRVVLHEVSAELLGLLVDFCYTGRVTVTQENVDVLLKTADLFQFPSVKEACCAFLEQRLDVSNCLEIQDFAEAYACRELATSARRFVLKNIMELAKAKDFERLPWKRLFEFLSDDELCVDKEEVVYQIAVRWVKADLKRRLHYWPELLQQVRLPFVRRFFLLAHVESDPLVYLSPTCLRMVNEARSFQSCEYDRHDRPCHRMRPRPSTGLAEILVVVGGCDQDCDELVTVDCYNPQTGQWRYLAEFPDHLGGGYSIAALGNDMYVTGGSDGSRLYDGVWRYKSSVNEWTEAAPMLKAREYHSSSVLKGQLYVVASDSTERYDHALDCWEALPPMLHAMDNCSVTTCSGRLYAIGSLTGEDTMAIQSYDADSNRWAMVSCGQLPPWSFTPKTVTLKSLIYFIRDDSAEVDVYNPQKNEWDKISPMTQVHVGGSVAALGGKLYVSGGYDNTFELSDVVEAYDPTTRSWTLAGRLPQPTFWHGSVSIFRQFMPQVSSAFEPADIPESNAIHLHRHQRPHALHNLNNNPIQNQNQDVNPAH